In Ignavibacteriales bacterium, one DNA window encodes the following:
- a CDS encoding peptidoglycan recognition family protein, with amino-acid sequence MFLFNKKIKILFLYVTPLIITGCFSSKSGVEKTSNEIIILPRSAWNALDPKPFPSQIPERITIHHEGEYLSPDANAAEKIKNTQIWCIGKERNWSDIPYHFLIDLKGNIYEGRNVFTAGETNTIYDPSGHLLLTCMGNFEEQEISNEQLNALINLTAFCCKKYQINPETIKSHRDYTETLCPGKNLYKYFQNGYIIKKVKEELANL; translated from the coding sequence ATGTTTCTTTTTAATAAAAAAATTAAAATACTATTTCTTTATGTAACTCCATTAATTATTACAGGATGTTTCTCTTCCAAAAGCGGAGTTGAAAAAACAAGTAATGAAATTATAATATTACCACGGTCAGCCTGGAATGCTTTAGATCCCAAACCGTTTCCATCTCAAATTCCGGAACGGATCACAATTCATCACGAAGGAGAATATTTATCCCCGGATGCAAATGCTGCAGAAAAAATAAAAAACACTCAAATCTGGTGCATAGGCAAAGAAAGAAATTGGTCCGATATTCCTTATCATTTTCTTATAGACTTAAAGGGAAATATTTACGAAGGAAGAAATGTCTTTACTGCTGGTGAGACTAATACAATTTATGATCCTTCCGGGCATTTGCTTCTTACTTGTATGGGAAATTTTGAAGAGCAGGAAATTTCTAATGAACAGCTAAATGCACTAATTAATTTAACTGCATTTTGTTGTAAGAAATATCAGATAAATCCAGAAACTATTAAAAGCCACCGGGATTATACTGAAACCTTGTGCCCAGGTAAAAATCTGTATAAATATTTCCAGAACGGATATATCATTAAAAAAGTTAAAGAGGAACTTGCTAATCTTTAA
- the cdd gene encoding cytidine deaminase, whose protein sequence is MDYHLLAKKAIEAKRNALPTYSHFHVGAALLTLEEKVYSGVNVETSSYGLTMCAERTAIFKAISEGERNFKAIAIASDLPGFCPPCGACRQVIWDLCADIDVIMVNHKNELLVKKISELLPFAFGDDKLNEL, encoded by the coding sequence ATGGATTATCACTTGCTTGCCAAAAAAGCAATTGAAGCAAAAAGAAATGCTTTACCTACCTATTCACACTTTCATGTTGGGGCGGCTCTTTTAACTCTTGAAGAAAAAGTTTATTCTGGAGTTAATGTGGAAACTTCTTCTTATGGTTTGACAATGTGTGCAGAACGTACGGCAATATTCAAAGCTATTTCAGAAGGAGAAAGAAATTTCAAAGCTATTGCAATCGCAAGTGATTTACCAGGTTTTTGTCCACCCTGTGGAGCATGCAGGCAGGTAATTTGGGATTTATGTGCAGATATTGATGTAATAATGGTGAACCATAAAAATGAATTATTGGTAAAAAAGATAAGCGAACTTCTTCCATTTGCCTTTGGTGATGATAAGTTAAATGAATTATGA
- a CDS encoding thymidine kinase translates to MELAPHSTPKDTGWIEVIAGCMFSGKTEELIRRLRRAQIAKQNVKVFKPKIDVRYSTSKIVSHSEQSLPSLIVESPQEILELAKDAQVIGIDEAQFFSSELISVCNKLADEGKRVVVAGLDLDYRGIPFEPIPQLLAIAEYITKTLAICVECGNPADRTQRKIKSEERVVVGAADSYEARCRKCHYIP, encoded by the coding sequence ATGGAATTAGCACCGCACTCAACACCAAAAGATACCGGTTGGATTGAAGTAATAGCTGGTTGTATGTTCAGTGGTAAAACTGAAGAATTGATTAGAAGATTACGACGTGCTCAAATTGCCAAACAAAATGTAAAAGTTTTTAAACCTAAAATTGATGTAAGATATTCTACAAGTAAAATAGTTTCTCACAGTGAACAATCACTTCCCTCTTTGATTGTAGAATCTCCTCAAGAGATTTTAGAACTTGCAAAAGATGCGCAAGTAATTGGTATTGATGAAGCACAATTCTTTTCCAGCGAGCTTATTAGTGTATGCAATAAATTAGCTGATGAAGGAAAACGCGTAGTTGTTGCTGGCCTTGATTTAGATTATCGTGGAATTCCTTTTGAACCAATACCTCAACTTCTTGCCATAGCAGAATACATTACAAAAACATTGGCAATTTGTGTGGAATGCGGTAACCCTGCAGACAGAACACAGCGCAAAATAAAATCAGAAGAAAGAGTTGTTGTTGGCGCTGCAGATTCATACGAAGCACGCTGCAGAAAATGTCATTACATTCCATAA
- a CDS encoding NupC/NupG family nucleoside CNT transporter, which produces MNTVSLLRGILGLIVLLSIAYLFSNNKKKINWRLVGSGLLLQVVFAIFVLKGSELASFFSPLGWPKKLIEGVGYVFVLILGFTTEGSKFVFGSLAISPGNAGSLGMFFAFQVLPTIIFFASLMSVLYYLGIMQKIVQAMAWVMAKIMGTSGAESLSNTANIFVGQTEAPLMIKPYIKGMTKSELLTIMVGGMATIAGGVMAAYIQILGTTYAQVMNISLQQAQILFATHLLGASVMAAPAGLLISKILYPETTEPETKGKVKVPVEKNASNVVEAAAVGAGDGLTLALNVGAMLIAFIALIALLNYLLHGLGEITGLNAIILAKFNQPLNLQFLFGVILQYLAMAIGVPLNNAMQFGSLIGTKVVLNEFVAYVDLTKMIEFKQLDPKTIFMATYALCGFANFSSIAIQIGGISPLAPNRRSDIASLGLKAVLGGSLATLMTATLGGILF; this is translated from the coding sequence ATGAACACAGTTTCACTTTTAAGAGGAATACTTGGGCTAATTGTTTTACTTTCAATAGCCTATTTATTTTCCAATAATAAAAAGAAAATTAATTGGAGATTGGTAGGTAGCGGTTTATTACTTCAAGTTGTATTTGCCATTTTTGTTTTAAAAGGAAGTGAACTAGCAAGTTTTTTTTCACCGCTTGGCTGGCCTAAAAAGTTAATTGAAGGTGTCGGTTATGTTTTTGTATTAATTCTTGGCTTTACTACCGAAGGATCCAAATTTGTTTTTGGCTCGCTGGCAATTAGTCCAGGTAATGCGGGCAGCCTTGGAATGTTCTTTGCGTTTCAGGTTTTACCAACAATTATTTTCTTCGCAAGCTTAATGTCTGTTCTTTACTATCTAGGAATAATGCAAAAAATTGTTCAAGCAATGGCTTGGGTTATGGCAAAAATTATGGGAACAAGCGGTGCTGAATCACTTTCTAACACAGCAAATATTTTTGTCGGTCAAACCGAAGCTCCATTAATGATAAAGCCATATATAAAAGGAATGACGAAAAGTGAACTCCTTACAATTATGGTTGGTGGTATGGCAACTATAGCAGGTGGAGTAATGGCTGCTTATATTCAAATCCTGGGAACAACGTATGCACAGGTAATGAATATATCACTTCAGCAAGCTCAAATATTATTTGCCACACATTTACTTGGGGCTAGTGTAATGGCGGCACCAGCAGGACTGCTAATTTCAAAAATTCTCTATCCCGAAACTACTGAACCAGAGACGAAAGGAAAAGTAAAAGTACCTGTTGAAAAAAATGCTTCCAATGTTGTAGAAGCAGCAGCTGTTGGAGCCGGTGATGGCTTAACGCTTGCCTTAAATGTTGGTGCTATGTTAATTGCTTTCATTGCTTTGATTGCATTATTAAATTATTTATTGCACGGACTTGGAGAAATTACCGGTTTGAACGCCATTATATTAGCAAAATTCAATCAACCTTTAAATCTGCAATTTCTTTTTGGTGTAATACTTCAATACCTGGCTATGGCAATTGGCGTTCCTTTAAACAATGCAATGCAGTTTGGTAGTTTGATTGGAACAAAAGTAGTCCTTAATGAATTTGTTGCTTATGTCGATTTAACTAAAATGATAGAATTCAAACAGCTTGATCCTAAAACTATCTTTATGGCAACTTATGCATTATGCGGATTTGCAAACTTCAGTTCTATCGCTATACAAATTGGTGGAATAAGTCCTCTTGCACCAAATAGAAGAAGCGATATTGCAAGTCTTGGTTTAAAAGCTGTGCTCGGTGGTTCTCTTGCTACCTTAATGACAGCCACCTTGGGTGGAATATTATTTTAA
- a CDS encoding purine-nucleoside phosphorylase, translating to MVDLHFKYKELIQILEKESLFIPDISIVLGSGLGDFAESVDTIKTISTSDLPNYPKSTIPGHQGKIHFAKYSGKNILLFQGRIHFYEGYSLNQCILPVLIAHQLGSKKILLTNAAGGINVNFKPGDLMLNDSFNSINIKKELTDLIGLGSLDTRNRFIDFPSSLMNEKFRKAALEEDITLQSGVYWFTKGPSYETPAEIKMMAKFGADAVGMSTVHEAVYAAHLGMDVGAISCITNFAAGISPVKLSHNDVTETANLVKATFERLVKRIISIV from the coding sequence TTGGTTGACTTACATTTCAAGTACAAAGAACTGATACAAATTCTTGAAAAAGAATCTCTTTTCATTCCGGATATTTCAATTGTACTTGGAAGTGGTTTAGGGGATTTTGCAGAGAGTGTTGATACTATAAAAACAATAAGTACTTCCGATTTACCAAATTATCCCAAATCAACAATTCCAGGGCACCAGGGTAAAATTCATTTTGCAAAATATAGCGGTAAAAATATTCTTTTATTCCAGGGAAGAATTCATTTTTATGAAGGCTATTCATTAAACCAATGTATACTTCCAGTTTTAATAGCTCACCAATTAGGATCAAAAAAAATCCTTTTAACAAATGCGGCTGGAGGTATTAATGTAAATTTTAAACCCGGTGATTTGATGTTAAATGATTCATTCAATTCAATTAACATTAAAAAAGAATTAACCGACCTAATTGGTTTAGGTTCCTTGGATACAAGGAACAGGTTTATTGATTTCCCATCATCTTTGATGAATGAAAAATTTAGAAAAGCGGCATTAGAAGAAGATATCACTTTGCAAAGCGGAGTTTACTGGTTTACTAAGGGACCGAGTTATGAAACTCCAGCAGAAATAAAAATGATGGCTAAGTTTGGTGCCGATGCCGTTGGTATGTCCACGGTTCACGAAGCAGTTTATGCAGCTCATTTAGGAATGGATGTTGGCGCAATTTCTTGCATCACTAATTTTGCAGCAGGAATTTCCCCGGTAAAATTATCTCACAACGATGTAACTGAAACAGCTAACCTGGTTAAAGCAACTTTTGAAAGATTGGTTAAAAGAATAATATCAATTGTTTAA
- a CDS encoding carbon-nitrogen family hydrolase has protein sequence MKIGLVQYNPVWEDKEANKDKLLLMVNQITKNVDLIIFPEMTLTGFTMKSSLFAESIDGESFQFFKTISQKLNSDIIAGVIEIQEEKIFNSLIHISRSGVLINKYSKIHPFSFSGEDKKFAKGDAPRTTIVNDCKIGLSICYDLRFPELYRFYGKEKVHLIINIANWPIPRIEHWRTLLKARAIENQCYVIGVNRVGTDPKNQYNGFSSVFDPMGEEIVSLENEEKVVIAEIELEKVDQVRNKFPFLNDISLI, from the coding sequence ATGAAAATTGGTTTAGTACAATACAATCCTGTTTGGGAAGATAAAGAAGCAAACAAAGATAAATTATTATTGATGGTTAATCAGATAACAAAAAATGTTGATCTGATAATCTTTCCTGAAATGACATTAACAGGATTTACAATGAAATCATCTCTGTTTGCTGAGTCCATCGATGGAGAAAGTTTCCAATTCTTCAAAACCATTTCTCAGAAATTAAACTCAGATATTATTGCCGGAGTTATTGAAATACAAGAGGAAAAGATATTCAATTCTTTAATTCATATTAGCAGAAGTGGCGTTCTGATAAATAAGTATAGTAAAATACATCCGTTTTCTTTTTCTGGTGAAGATAAAAAATTTGCAAAAGGAGATGCTCCACGCACAACAATTGTCAATGATTGTAAAATTGGTCTTTCAATTTGTTACGATCTTCGTTTCCCGGAGTTATATAGATTTTATGGAAAAGAAAAAGTACACTTGATTATTAATATAGCTAACTGGCCAATTCCAAGGATTGAACATTGGAGAACTTTGCTAAAAGCCAGGGCGATAGAAAATCAATGCTATGTGATTGGAGTAAATAGAGTTGGCACAGATCCAAAGAATCAATATAATGGATTTAGTAGTGTGTTTGATCCAATGGGTGAAGAGATTGTTTCTTTAGAAAATGAAGAAAAAGTTGTAATAGCTGAAATTGAATTGGAAAAAGTAGATCAGGTTAGAAATAAATTTCCATTCTTAAATGACATTTCACTTATTTAA